In the Corvus cornix cornix isolate S_Up_H32 chromosome 20, ASM73873v5, whole genome shotgun sequence genome, one interval contains:
- the LOC120411065 gene encoding centrosome-associated protein CEP250-like isoform X4 — protein sequence MAAALKEGSGNTQILCAPLAKGKIAKEALKKRLAFLKGKSHPQAVGAEGKRLSERSRKGVECVRDQVAAAAKDKPEKRELRRTFEVEPAGRSVQRIFRKVYLSGTIRVDAPQSAQHSRSTSGQVSQEQESSSRALEQLHQESSGQGHALAQVCREKELLGQEKAALEGRLAAMECRQQDLSKQLAETRSAKESLESSLFAAQQQISQLEITSNHLEAQVLTVTQAKEALQGEVQCLQRELEAERALRKQEQEDTAQQLLQAEQQRQESLRLQGTAQQVEINKLLQDLASERERHHAEMQETLQQWGKEKAEREQEHEKVLFEMRQKVATLQAQREEERTRFENAKREVLLEKQKEKNSLSETLLQTRGQLSRACQQVQQLRQEVKEQQEKGQTIEAKLQAELQEARREIQAAQKRHEEGLRGIKEEMNLLLEQREALEKQVGELTSQLAASRESQATIVQRAQQDVSWAQEQSRQKLLEVEHLQKMLEEAEHQNKELQVHLKNLELEGSQWEEVARQNSGFRASLDALEKEKARLVLSLEEKNLCLRTLEEKNQALNNQVSQFRSALHEAEQLCSNRTGQLLALNIQMWALQDAVLEMEATQATREKQLLQELEESRAGERSLRDSVHVLEAEVSELRRKLQSSDDKALSLAIKFNTSELELRKTQAQWDNLRACNQELQQELEESEQAMWRAEHQKTSQETALEKEAIALKEEAVTLHQEVASLQRKLESLEKERKDVLVRRADAMKGHFLAMFGPCVNSSKEHLFAVELVKLHSSE from the exons GCTCAGGAGAACTTTTGAG GTGGAACCTGCAGGGAGGAGTGTCCAGAGAATCTTTAGGAAAGTTTATCTCTCGGGTACCATTAGAGTGGATGCTCCCCAgtctgcccagcacagcaggtcGACTTCTGGACAG GTTTCCCAGGAGCAAGAGTCGTCGAgcagggctctggagcagctgcaccAGGAATCCTCTGGCCAAGGGCACGCCCTGGCGCAGGTGTGCagagagaaggagctgctgggccaGGAGAAGGCTGCCCTTGAGGGCCGACTGGCAGCCATGGAGTGTCGCCAACAAGACCTTTCCAAGCAGCTGGCAGAGACCAG GTCAGCGAAGGAGAGCCTGGAATCCAGCCTGtttgctgctcagcagcagatATCTCAGCTGGAGATCACCAGCAACCATCTGGAGGCTCAAGTGCTCACAGTCACACAGGCCAAGGAGGCGCTACAAG GAGAAGTGCAGTGCCTCCAACGTGagctggaagcagagagagctctcaggaagcaggagcaggaagacACAGCGCAACAGCTcttgcaggcagagcagcagcgtCAGGAAAGCCTCAGGCTTCAGGGAACTGCTCAGCAGGTGGAAATAAACAAGCTCCTGCAAGACCTG GCAAGTGAGCGGGAAAGGCACCATGCAGAGATGCAGGAGACGCTGCAGCaatggggaaaagagaaggcagagagagagcaggagcacGAGAAGGTGCTGTTTGAGATGAGGCAGAAAGTTGCCACCCTGCAGGCTCAAAGAGAAGAGGAACGAACTAGATTTGAAAATGCCAAGCGAGAG gtcctgctggaaaagcagaaggagaagaaTTCTTTATCAGAGACACTGCTCCAAACTCGGGGACAGCTAAGCCGAGCCTGCCAGCaggtgcagcagctcaggcaggagGTGAAAGAGCAGCAAGAGAAGGGGCAG ACCATCGAGGCAAAGCTgcaagctgagctgcaggaagctCGGAGGGAAATCCAGGCAGCGCAGAAGAGGCACGAGGAAGGACTACGAGGCATCAAAGAGGAAATGAATCTcctcctggagcagagggaggctCTAGAAAAGCAG GTGGGAGAGTTGACATCTCAGCTGGCAGCCTCCAGAGAGTCCCAGGCAACGATTGTTCAGAGAGCCCAGCAAGATGTGAGCTGGGCCCAGGAGCAGTCAAGGCAGAAGCTGTTGGAGGTTGAGCACCTCCAGAAGATGCTGGAGGAGGCAGAACATCAGAACAAGGAGCTGCAAGTGCACCTGAAGAACTTGGAGCTGGAAGGGAGTCAATGGGAAGAAGTGGCACGCCAAAATTCAGGATTTCGGGCTTCCTTGGACGCcctagagaaggaaaaagccag GCTGGTTCTGtctctggaggaaaagaacCTGTGCCTCAGaacactggaagaaaagaaCCAGGCACTGAACAATCAGGTGTCTCAGTTTCGTTCTGCTCTTCACGAGGCCGAGCAGCTCTGTTCAAACCGCACAGGACAACTGCTGGCGCTCAACATCCAG ATGTGGGCCCTGCAGGATGCAGTGCTGGAGATGGAGGCTACCCAGGCAACTCgagagaagcagctgctgcaggagctggaggagtcCCGAGCAGGAGAACGGAGCTTGAGGGACTCTGTGCACGTGCTGGAGGCTGAGGTGTCTGAGCTGCGTAGGAAGCTCCAGAGCTCTGATGACAAAGCACTTTCATTGGCCATAAAGTTTAACacctcagagctggagctgaggaagACACAGGCTCAGTGGGACAATCTCAGAGCCTGcaaccaggagctgcagcaggagttgGAGGAAAGTGAGCAAG cgATGTGGAGGGCAGAACACCAGAAGACCTCTCAAGAAACTGCCCTGGAGAAAGAGGCCATTGCCCTGAAGGAAGAGGCTGTGACTCTTCATCAGGAGGTGGCATCTCTGCAGAGGAAACTGGagagcctggagaaggaaaggaaggatgtGCTGGTGAGAAGGGCAGATGCCATGAAGGGCCATTTCCTAGCTATGTTTGGCCCTTGTGTTAATAGTTCTAAGGAGCACCTCTTTGCAGTTGAACTTGTCAAATTGCATTCTTCTGAATAA